One window of the Salvia miltiorrhiza cultivar Shanhuang (shh) chromosome 6, IMPLAD_Smil_shh, whole genome shotgun sequence genome contains the following:
- the LOC130989600 gene encoding ethylene-responsive transcription factor ERN1-like, which produces MTKITKLSHSKINYSKKKQMARKRKACDFVDDEEKLNPREKNLSPKWDEMVKEAAAAAAVGGIRRARKRFVGVRQRPSGRWVAEIKDTIQKIRVWLGTFDTAEEAARAYDEAACLLRGANTRTNFWPTNSNSSSTPALSSKITNLLLSRIKARNSALITANYITTLHPSSSVSLTPPVSQEHAATGDTGEIPDFSESSFTDFLNDPDENYTIENNMIDHKYSSFDSFATQADEKSDETEVDDEMMVMMEPVDFQFVDEIGSSIEYSAFEIAEEISRPMVQEDEQLMLSEAMKRMNYERKFSASLYAFNGINECLKLSSSSTRCDRSEQLTRLRNACKMNREEATNNNNNNDNNNSNDELARENEEDENADVGSNFDGESMLWNSIDLPTICYVN; this is translated from the coding sequence ATGACAAAAATCACTAAACTCTCACACTCCAAAATCAACTACTCCAAAAAGAAACAAATGGCAAGAAAGAGAAAGGCTTGTGATTTTGTAGATGATGAAGAAAAACTCAACCCCAGAGAGAAAAACCTATCGCCCAAGTGGGACGAGATGGTGAAGGAGGCAGCCGCCGCGGCGGCGGTGGGCGGCATCAGGCGGGCCCGCAAGCGGTTCGTGGGAGTCCGCCAACGCCCCTCGGGGCGCTGGGTGGCGGAGATAAAGGACACGATACAAAAAATAAGAGTGTGGTTGGGCACATTCGACACCGCGGAGGAGGCAGCCCGAGCCTACGACGAGGCAGCCTGCCTCCTCCGTGGGGCCAACACTCGAACTAATTTCTGGCCCACAAATTCAAATTCTTCCTCAACTCCCGCCCTCTCCTCGAAAATCACCAACCTCCTCCTCAGCAGGATCAAAGCACGGAACAGTGCCTTGATCACTGCTAATTACATAACTACTTTGCATCCGTCCTCGTCCGTGTCCCTGACTCCGCCTGTCAGCCAGGAACATGCGGCGACAGGGGACACAGGGGAAATCCCCGACTTCTCAGAATCAAGCTTCACCGACTTCCTCAACGATCCCGATGAGAATTACACCATCGAAAACAACATGATCGATCACAAATATTCGAGTTTCGACTCATTTGCAACGCAGGCCGATGAGAAGTCGGATGAAACAGAGGTAGACGATGAGATGATGGTGATGATGGAGCCTGTGGATTTCCAGTTCGTGGACGAAATCGGATCGTCGATCGAGTACTCTGCTTTCGAGATAGCTGAGGAGATTTCAAGGCCAATGGTGCAAGAAGATGAGCAGTTAATGCTGAGTGAAGCAATGAAGAGGATGAACTATGAGAGGAAGTTCTCTGCTTCTTTGTATGCCTTTAATGGGATCAATGAGTGTCTTAAactgagctcgagctcgactcgatgtGATAGATCCGAGCAGCTCACGAGGCTTAGGAATGCTTGTAAAATGAACCGAGAGGAGGcaaccaacaacaacaacaacaacgacaacaacaacagcaacgACGAACTAGCGAGGGAAAATGAGGAAGATGAGAATGCAGACGTTGGGTCCAATTTTGATGGAGAATCAATGCTGTGGAACTCCATCGACCTTCCAACTATATGCTACGTTAACTAA
- the LOC130989599 gene encoding SNF1-related protein kinase catalytic subunit alpha KIN10-like → MDGLNQDGNSVDSFLRNYKLGKTLGIGSFGKVKIAEHALTGHKVAVKILNRKKIKNMDMDEKVRREIKILRLFMHPHIIRLYEVVETNSDIYVVMEFVKSGELFDYIVEKGRLHEEEARMFFQQIISGVEYCHRNMVVHRDLKPENLLLDSKHNVKIADFGLSNIMRDGHFLKTSCGSPNYAAPEVISGKLYAGPEVDVWSCGVILYALLCGTLPFDDENIPNLFKKIKGGIYTLPSHLSACARDLIPRMLIVDPMKRMSIPEIRAHPWFQAHLPRYLAVPPPDTTQQAKKIDEDILQEVIKMGFDRVALVESIRNRVQNEGTVSYYLLLDNRFRVANGYLGAEFQETVEFGYNCTNPSEPVASPVGERLPGVIDHQQFGGRQLPADRKWALGLQSRAHPREIMTEVLKALQELKVYWKKIGHYNMKCRWVPGAPGHHQGTLNYFGDESAIIENEGNIGTPNVVKFEVQLYKTREDKYLLDLQRVQGPQLLFLDLCAAFLAQLRVL, encoded by the exons ATGGATGGATTAAACCAAGATGGCAACAGTGTGGATTCTTTCTTACGGAACTACAAACTTGGGAAGACTCTTGGGATTGGTTCATTTGGCAAAGTTAAAATTGCTGAACATGCACTGACAGGGCACAAAGTTGCTGTCAAGATTCTAAATCGtaagaagataaagaatatGGATATGGACGAAAAAG TCAGaagggaaatcaaaattttgagaTTGTTTATGCATCCCCACATCATACGTCTCTATGAGGTTGTGGAGACGAATTCCGACATATATGTTGTGATGGAATTTGTGAAGTCTGGTGAACTGTTTGATTATATTGTGGAGAAAGGTAGGTTACATGAAGAGGAGGCACGCATGTTCTTTCAACAG ATAATATCTGGAGTGGAGTACTGCCACAGGAATATGGTGGTTCATAGAGATCTGAAGCCAGAAAACTTGCTTTTAGATTCTAAGCACAACGTGAAGATTGCTGATTTTGGTTTGAGTAACATTATGCGTGACGGTCATTTTCTGAAGACCAGTTGCGGAAGCCCCAACTATGCTGCTCCGGAG GTTATATCAGGTAAATTATATGCGGGACCTGAGGTGGACGTATGGAGCTGTGGTGTAATTCTTTATGCACTTCTCTGTGGCACCCTCCCATTCGATGACGAGAATATTCCTAACctgtttaaaaaaataaag GGTGGAATATACACTCTTCCCAGCCATTTATCTGCTTGTGCAAGAGATTTGATTCCCAGGATGCTTATAGTTGATCCCATGAAACGAATGAGTATTCCGGAGATTCGTGCCCACCCTTGGTTCCAAGCTCATCTCCCACGTTATCTGGCTGTGCCACCACCGGATACAACCCAACAAGCTAAAAAG ATTGACGAAGATATTCTTCAGGAAGTGATTAAGATGGGATTTGACAGGGTTGCACTTGTTGAATCTATTCGAAACAGGGTCCAAAACGAG GGGACTGTTTCATACTATTTGCTGCTGGACAATCGGTTTCGTGTTGCCAATGGCTACCTTGGAGCTGAGTTCCAAGAGACCGTG GAATTTGGGTATAACTGCACAAATCCAAGTGAACCTGTAGCATCTCCTGTTGGGGAGCGCCTTCCTGGGGTTATTGATCATCAACAATTTGGAGGGAGGCAACTTCCAGCAGACAGAAAATGGGCACTCGGACTCCAG TCTCGAGCCCATCCCCGTGAGATCATGACGGAAGTTCTCAAAGCTCTGCAAGAATTGAAAGTTTACTGGAAAAAGATTGGACATTACAACATGAAATGCAGATGGGTTCCTGGCGCTCCCGGCCACCATCAAGGGACCCTTAATTATTTCGGAGATGAATCTGCCATTATTGAGAATGAAGGAAATATCGGAACCCCAAATGTGGTCAAGTTCGAAGTGCAG CTGTACAAAACTCGCGAAGACAAGTATCTGCTCGATCTGCAGAGAGTTCAGGGGCCGCAGTTGCTCTTCCTTGATCTTTGTGCGGCTTTTCTCGCCCAGCTTCGCGTACTTTGA